The Arvicanthis niloticus isolate mArvNil1 chromosome 2, mArvNil1.pat.X, whole genome shotgun sequence genome includes a window with the following:
- the LOC117703711 gene encoding olfactory receptor 4X2-like, with protein MNGSHLAPTNRSYHPTCSLMADIHNVTEFIFLGLSSNQEVQRVCFVIFLLLYMAIVLGNLLMVVIVAVSRNLGSPMYFFLSSLSFVEICYSSTTAPKLILDLLAEKKSISVWGCMTQLFFMHFFGGAEIFLLTVMAYDRYVAICKPLHYTSIMNHQVCAVLVGTAWIGGFVHSFFQILLILPLPFCGPNIIDHYFCDLLPVLKLACSDTFHIGLLIVVNGGTLSVISFVVLLASYGVILFHLRTQSAEGQRKALSTCGSHVTVVILFFGPCVFIYLRPSATLPIDKMIAVFYTVITPLLNPLIYSLRNAEVKKAIKSLWFRTKKVDAK; from the exons ATGAATGGAAGTCATCTGGCTCCTACTAACAG ATCATACCACCCAACTTGCTCCCTCATGGCTGACATACACAATGTGACTGAATTCATTTTCCTTGGACTCTCTTCCAATCAAGAGGTGCAGAGAGTCTGCTTTGTGATATTTCTGCTCTTGTACATGGCCATTGTACTCGGGAATCTGCTCATGGTGGTCATTGTGGCAGTCAGCAGAAATCTTGGatcccccatgtacttcttcctcagctcCCTCTCCTTTGTAGAGATCTGCTACTCCTCCACAACAGCCCCAAAACTCATCTTGGATCTCCTAGCTGAAAAGAAATCCATATCTGTATGGGGCTGCATGACACAGCTTTTCTTCATGCACTTCTTTGGTGGTGCTGAGATTTTCCTTCTCACagtgatggcctatgaccgctatgtagCCATCTGTAAGCCTCTGCACTACACTAGCATCATGAACCATCAGGTGTGTGCTGTCCTTGTAGGAACAGCTTGGATAGGAGGCTTTGTGCATTCCTTTTTCCAGATTCTTCTCATTCTCCCTTTGCCCTTCTGTGGCCCCAATATTATTGACCATTATTTCTGTGACTTGCTTCCTGTGCTTAAACTCGCCTGCTCAGACACCTTCCACATTGGCCTGCTGATTGTTGTCAATGGGGGAACACTGTCTGTGATCAGCTTTGTGGTCCTTTTAGCATCCTATGGGGTCATCTTGTTCCATTTAAGAACTCAGAGTGCTGAGGGACAACGCAAAGCTCTGTCCACCTGTGGGTCCCATGTCACTGTGGTTATATTGTTCTTTGGTCCATGTGTCTTCATCTATTTGAGGCCTTCTGCTACTTTGCCTATAGACAAGATGATTGCTGTGTTCTACACAGTGATAACTCCCCTCCTCAATCCTCTCATCTACTCCCTGAGAAATGCAGAAGTGAAGAAAGCCATAAAGAGTCTGTGGTTCAGGACAAAGAAAGTAGATGCAAAATAG
- the LOC117703948 gene encoding olfactory receptor 4X1 encodes MAAASNVTEIIFLGLSQSQHVQKIIFVMFLLMYTAIVLGNGLIVVTVMASKGLSSPMYFFLSYLSFVEVCYCSVTAPKLIFDSLLKRKVISLQGCITQIFFLHFFGGTEIFLLTVMAYDRYVAICKPLHYVTIMNRRVCGLLVGAAWSGGLMHSAGQTLLIFQLPFCGPNIINHYFCDVHPVLKLACSDTFLISLLVIINGGSISVISFAVLLVSYVVILHSLRGHTAEGRHRALSTCASHLAVVGLFFIPCSFVYMRPCVTLPVDKVVAVFYTVVTPLLNPIIYSFRNTEVKNAMRRLVGRKVT; translated from the coding sequence ATGGCAGCTGCAAGCAATGttacagaaataattttcttGGGGTTATCCCAGAGTCAGCATGTGCAGAAGATCATCTTTGTGATGTTTCTCCTGATGTACACAGCCATTGTGCTTGGCAATGGCCTGATTGTGGTGACTGTAATGGCCAGCAAAGGGCTTTCTTCCCCCATGTATTTCTTCCTCAGCTACTTGTCATTCGTAGAAGTCTGCTACTGTTCTGTCACAGCCCCCAAACTTATCTTCGACTCCTTGCTCAAGAGGAAAGTCATTTCCCTCCAGGGTTGCATCACACaaatatttttccttcatttctttggtGGCACTGAAATCTTTCTTCTGACagtgatggcctatgaccgctatgtggccatctgcaagCCCTTGCACTATGTCACTATCATGAACCGAAGAGTGTGTGGCCTCCTGGTGGGGGCAGCATGGAGTGGGGGTTTGATGCATTCTGCTGGACAAACCTTACTCATTTTCCAGCTGCCATTTTGTGGTCCCAACATCATTAACCACTACTTCTGCGATGTCCACCCAGTGTTGAAGCTGGCTTGCTCAGACACCTTCCTCATTAGCCTGCTAGTCATCATCAATGGTGGCTCCATCTCAGTGATCAGTTTTGCTGTGCTGTTGGTTTCTTATGTGGTCATTCTGCATTCTCTGAGGGGCCACACGGCAGAAGGACGACATAGGGCACTCTCTACTTGTGCCTCTCACCTGGCTGTGGTGGGTCTGTTTTTCATACCCTGCTCTTTtgtctacatgagaccctgtgtcaccCTCCCTGTGGACAAGGTTGTGGCTGTGTTTTATACAGTTGTCACACCTCTATTGAACCCCATTATTTACTCTTTCAGAAACACTGAGGTGAAAAATGCCATGAGAAGACTTGTGGGGAGGAAGGTGACTTAG